The following proteins are co-located in the Hemitrygon akajei chromosome 25, sHemAka1.3, whole genome shotgun sequence genome:
- the LOC140716423 gene encoding uncharacterized protein codes for MDKHTDTCSRKKPWKCGDCGKGYNSPSQLEIHRRSHTGERPFICPECGKGFAQSDSLVVHRRLHTDEKPFSCSHCGKKFRSSSNLIEHQRVHTGEKPFTCSECGKGFTCSSHLTDHKRRHTGEKPFVCSLCGKGFTKSSHHLSHQRLHTTERPFICSVCEKGFTSSSQLLIHQRIHSKEKPFSCSVCGKCFTCSTNLTAHSRVHNENRPYKCSDCEKSFKTGRDLMYHQRIHTGEKPFTCTECGKGFARTSALRKHQKIHQ; via the coding sequence ATGGACAAGCACACCGATACTTGCAGCAGGAAGAAGCCCTGGAAATGTGGGGACTGTGGAAAGGGTTACAATTCGCCTTCTCAGCTGGAAATTCATCGACGCagtcacactggggagaggcccttCATCTGcccagagtgtgggaaggggttcgCTCAGTCCGACAGCCTCGTGGTGCACCGGCGACTTCACACCGACGAGAAACCATTCAGTTGCTCTCACTGTGGAAAGAAGTTCCGGTCTTCATCCAACCTCATCGAGCACCaacgagttcatactggggagaaaccattcacctgctctgagtgtgggaagggattcacttgctcttcACATCTCACTGATCACAAGCGTCGTCACACAGGAGAGAAGCCATTTGTCTGTTCTCTGTGTGGGAAAGGGTTCACTAAATCATCCCACCATCTCAGCCACCAGCGCCTTCACACAACCGAGAGACCGTTCATCTGCTCCGTTTGTGAAAAGGGATTCACTAGTTCATCTCAGCTTCTGattcaccagcgaattcacagcAAAGAGAAGCCTTTCAGTTGCTCTGTGTGTGGGAAATGCTTCACATGCTCAACAAACCTCACTGCACACAGTCGTGTTCACAATGAAAACAGGCCTTATAAATGTTCTGACTGTGAGAAGAGCTTTAAAACCGGAAGAGATCTGATGTACCACCAACgtattcacactggggaaaagcctttCACCTGCACTGAATGTGGAAAGGGCTTCGCTCGTACATCCGCCTTGCGAAAACACCAGAAAATTCACCAATGA